Proteins encoded in a region of the Excalfactoria chinensis isolate bCotChi1 chromosome 16, bCotChi1.hap2, whole genome shotgun sequence genome:
- the GIT2 gene encoding ARF GTPase-activating protein GIT2 isoform X1 yields the protein MSKRLRSSEVCADCSAQDPCWASINRGILICDECCSVHRSLGRHISQVRHLKHTPWPPTLLQMVETLYNNGANSIWEHSLLDPASVMSGRRKANPQDKVHPNKAEFIRAKYQMLAFVHRLPCREDDSVTAKDLSKQLHSSVRTGNLETCLRLLSLGAQANFFHPEKGNTPLHVAAKAGQTLQAELLAVYGADPGTQDSNGKTPVDYARQGGHHELAERLVEIQYELTDRLAFYLCGRKPDHKNGQHFVIPQMADSSLDLSELAKAAKKKLQSLSNHLFEELAMDVYDEVDRRETDAVWLATQNHSTLVTETTVVPFLPVNPEYSSTRNQGRQKLARFNAHEFATLVIDILSDAKRRQQGNPLSGSKENVELILKSISNQHSSESQDNDQPDYDSVASDEDTDLETNAAKSTRQKSLDSDLSDGPVTAQEYMQVKNALVASEVKIQQLMKVNINLSDELRIMQKKLQTLQSENTNLRRQATTNIYQVQTGSEYTDPTNNSSLKRRPSARGSRPMSMYETGSGQKPYLPMGEVTYPEESITRLQPFPPHIGRSAFVTSSSSLPSFPSTLSWSRDESTRRASKLEKQSSVPESDYDNTTASLELEETGSGRKGRQRSVVWQGEGSIPEDTDTAPSSSLPSTEDVIRKTEQITKNIQELLRAAQENKHDSYIPCSERIHVAVTEMAALFPKKPKSELVRTSLRLLTSSAYRLQSECKKTLPVETCPTTDIQLVTQQVIQCAYDIAKAAKQLVTITTKENNN from the exons ATGTCGAAGCGCCTGAGGAGCAGCGAGGTGTGCGCGGACTGCAGCGCGCAGG ATCCTTGTTGGGCATCCATTAACAGGGGAATTCTGATTTGCGACGAGTGCTGTAGCGTTCACCGGAGTTTGGGGCGTCATATTTCTCAAGTGAGACATCTCAAGCACACACCATGGCCTCCAACACTGCTGCAG ATGGTTGAAACACTGTATAATAATGGTGCTAACTCCATATGGGAACATTCATTGCTGGACCCTGCTTCTGTTATGAGTGGAAGGCGCAAAGCTAACCCTCAGGATAAAGTGCA TCCCAATAAAGCTGAATTCATCAGAGCTAAATATCAGATGTTAGCATTTGTTCATCGCTTGCCGTGCCGTGAGGATGACAGTGTGACCGCCAAAGATCTCAGCAAG CAACTCCATTCCAGCGTGAGGACGGGGAACCTGGAGACCTGTTTGCGATTGCTCTCCTTAGGAGCCCAAGCCAACTTCTTTCATCCT GAGAAAGGAAACACCCCGCTCCATGTTGCTGCTAAGGCAGGACAGACATTACAAGCAGAGTTATTAGCAGTGTATGGCGCTGATCCTGGCACACAAGATTCCAACGGAAAAACCCCAGTTGACTATGCAAG ACAAGGTGGGCACCATGAACTGGCAGAGCGCCTGGTAGAAATTCAGTATGAGCTCACTGACAGGTTAGCTTTCTATCTCTGTGGCAGGAAACCAG ATCATAAAAATGGACAGCACTTTGTTATACCTCAGATGGCGGATAG cagTCTGGATTTATCAGAACTTGCAAAAGCAGCTAAGAAGAAGCTTCAGTCT CTAAGCAACCACTTATTTGAAGAACTGGCCATGGATGTGTATGATGAAGTTGACAGGAGGGAAACAGATGCAG TTTGGCTTGCTACTCAGAATCATAGTACTCTCGTGACAGAGACCACAGTTgtcccttttcttcctgtaaatcCTGAATATTCCTCAACCAGGAATCAG GGAAGACAGAAGCTGGCTCGGTTTAATGCTCATGAGTTTGCTACGTTAGTTATAGATATTTTAAGTGATGCCAAACGAAGACAACAGGGGAATCCTCTCTCTGGTTCAAAAG AAAATGTGGAACTGATACTTAAATCAATCAGCAATCAGCATAGCAGTGAAAGTCAGGATAACGACCAGCCTGATTATGACAGTGTTGCTTCAGATGAAGATACTGATTTGGAAACAAATGCAGCTAAATCAACTAGGCAGAAG AGCCTGGATTCAGACTTGTCAGATGGACCAGTGACGGCCCAAGAGTATATGCAAGTTAAAAATGCACTGGTGGCTTCTGAAGTAAAGATTCAGCAGCTAATGAAAGTGAACATCAACTTGAGTGATGAGCTGAGGATCATGCAGAAAAAG CTTCAAACGCTACAGAGTGAAAATACCAACCTCAGAAGACAGGCCACAACAAATATATATCAGGTCCAAACTGGTTCTGAATACACAGACCCTACCAACAATTCCTCCTTAAAGCGACGACCGTCTGCACGGGGTAGCAGGCCCATGTCCATGTATGAGACTGGATCAGGTCAGAAACCCTACCTCCCCATGGGAGAGGTCACATACCCAGAAGAAAGCATAACAAGACTGCAACCTTTTCCTCCACAC ATCGGGAGGAGCGCGTTTGTGACCTCCTCTTCATCTCTaccttccttcccctccacgCTTTCCTGGTCAAGGGATGAAAGCACACGAAGG GCCtcaaagctggaaaagcagagcagtgtgcCTGAGAGCGATTATGATAACACCACTGCCTCACTGGAGCTGGAGGAGACGGG GTCAggcaggaagggaaggcagaggagTGTTGTTTGGCAGGGAGAGGGGTCCATCCCTGAGGACACTGACACAGCCCCCAGCTCCAGTTTGCCCAGTACAGAAGATGTGATTCGGAAGACTGAGCAGATCACTAAGAATATTCAGGAACTGCTGCGTGCAGCACAGGAGAACAAGCATGACAG CTATATACCGTGCTCTGAGAGAATACACGTGGCAGTGACAGAGATGGCAGCCTTGTTCCCAAAA
- the GIT2 gene encoding ARF GTPase-activating protein GIT2 isoform X3 — protein sequence MSKRLRSSEVCADCSAQDPCWASINRGILICDECCSVHRSLGRHISQVRHLKHTPWPPTLLQMVETLYNNGANSIWEHSLLDPASVMSGRRKANPQDKVHPNKAEFIRAKYQMLAFVHRLPCREDDSVTAKDLSKQLHSSVRTGNLETCLRLLSLGAQANFFHPEKGNTPLHVAAKAGQTLQAELLAVYGADPGTQDSNGKTPVDYARQGGHHELAERLVEIQYELTDRLAFYLCGRKPDHKNGQHFVIPQMADSSLDLSELAKAAKKKLQSLSNHLFEELAMDVYDEVDRRETDAVWLATQNHSTLVTETTVVPFLPVNPEYSSTRNQGRQKLARFNAHEFATLVIDILSDAKRRQQGNPLSGSKENVELILKSISNQHSSESQDNDQPDYDSVASDEDTDLETNAAKSTRQKSLDSDLSDGPVTAQEYMQVKNALVASEVKIQQLMKVNINLSDELRIMQKKLQTLQSENTNLRRQATTNIYQVQTGSEYTDPTNNSSLKRRPSARGSRPMSMYETGSGQKPYLPMGEVTYPEESITRLQPFPPHASKLEKQSSVPESDYDNTTASLELEETGSGRKGRQRSVVWQGEGSIPEDTDTAPSSSLPSTEDVIRKTEQITKNIQELLRAAQENKHDSYIPCSERIHVAVTEMAALFPKKPKSELVRTSLRLLTSSAYRLQSECKKTLPVETCPTTDIQLVTQQVIQCAYDIAKAAKQLVTITTKENNN from the exons ATGTCGAAGCGCCTGAGGAGCAGCGAGGTGTGCGCGGACTGCAGCGCGCAGG ATCCTTGTTGGGCATCCATTAACAGGGGAATTCTGATTTGCGACGAGTGCTGTAGCGTTCACCGGAGTTTGGGGCGTCATATTTCTCAAGTGAGACATCTCAAGCACACACCATGGCCTCCAACACTGCTGCAG ATGGTTGAAACACTGTATAATAATGGTGCTAACTCCATATGGGAACATTCATTGCTGGACCCTGCTTCTGTTATGAGTGGAAGGCGCAAAGCTAACCCTCAGGATAAAGTGCA TCCCAATAAAGCTGAATTCATCAGAGCTAAATATCAGATGTTAGCATTTGTTCATCGCTTGCCGTGCCGTGAGGATGACAGTGTGACCGCCAAAGATCTCAGCAAG CAACTCCATTCCAGCGTGAGGACGGGGAACCTGGAGACCTGTTTGCGATTGCTCTCCTTAGGAGCCCAAGCCAACTTCTTTCATCCT GAGAAAGGAAACACCCCGCTCCATGTTGCTGCTAAGGCAGGACAGACATTACAAGCAGAGTTATTAGCAGTGTATGGCGCTGATCCTGGCACACAAGATTCCAACGGAAAAACCCCAGTTGACTATGCAAG ACAAGGTGGGCACCATGAACTGGCAGAGCGCCTGGTAGAAATTCAGTATGAGCTCACTGACAGGTTAGCTTTCTATCTCTGTGGCAGGAAACCAG ATCATAAAAATGGACAGCACTTTGTTATACCTCAGATGGCGGATAG cagTCTGGATTTATCAGAACTTGCAAAAGCAGCTAAGAAGAAGCTTCAGTCT CTAAGCAACCACTTATTTGAAGAACTGGCCATGGATGTGTATGATGAAGTTGACAGGAGGGAAACAGATGCAG TTTGGCTTGCTACTCAGAATCATAGTACTCTCGTGACAGAGACCACAGTTgtcccttttcttcctgtaaatcCTGAATATTCCTCAACCAGGAATCAG GGAAGACAGAAGCTGGCTCGGTTTAATGCTCATGAGTTTGCTACGTTAGTTATAGATATTTTAAGTGATGCCAAACGAAGACAACAGGGGAATCCTCTCTCTGGTTCAAAAG AAAATGTGGAACTGATACTTAAATCAATCAGCAATCAGCATAGCAGTGAAAGTCAGGATAACGACCAGCCTGATTATGACAGTGTTGCTTCAGATGAAGATACTGATTTGGAAACAAATGCAGCTAAATCAACTAGGCAGAAG AGCCTGGATTCAGACTTGTCAGATGGACCAGTGACGGCCCAAGAGTATATGCAAGTTAAAAATGCACTGGTGGCTTCTGAAGTAAAGATTCAGCAGCTAATGAAAGTGAACATCAACTTGAGTGATGAGCTGAGGATCATGCAGAAAAAG CTTCAAACGCTACAGAGTGAAAATACCAACCTCAGAAGACAGGCCACAACAAATATATATCAGGTCCAAACTGGTTCTGAATACACAGACCCTACCAACAATTCCTCCTTAAAGCGACGACCGTCTGCACGGGGTAGCAGGCCCATGTCCATGTATGAGACTGGATCAGGTCAGAAACCCTACCTCCCCATGGGAGAGGTCACATACCCAGAAGAAAGCATAACAAGACTGCAACCTTTTCCTCCACAC GCCtcaaagctggaaaagcagagcagtgtgcCTGAGAGCGATTATGATAACACCACTGCCTCACTGGAGCTGGAGGAGACGGG GTCAggcaggaagggaaggcagaggagTGTTGTTTGGCAGGGAGAGGGGTCCATCCCTGAGGACACTGACACAGCCCCCAGCTCCAGTTTGCCCAGTACAGAAGATGTGATTCGGAAGACTGAGCAGATCACTAAGAATATTCAGGAACTGCTGCGTGCAGCACAGGAGAACAAGCATGACAG CTATATACCGTGCTCTGAGAGAATACACGTGGCAGTGACAGAGATGGCAGCCTTGTTCCCAAAA
- the GIT2 gene encoding ARF GTPase-activating protein GIT2 isoform X2 — protein sequence MSKRLRSSEVCADCSAQDPCWASINRGILICDECCSVHRSLGRHISQVRHLKHTPWPPTLLQMVETLYNNGANSIWEHSLLDPASVMSGRRKANPQDKVHPNKAEFIRAKYQMLAFVHRLPCREDDSVTAKDLSKQLHSSVRTGNLETCLRLLSLGAQANFFHPEKGNTPLHVAAKAGQTLQAELLAVYGADPGTQDSNGKTPVDYARQGGHHELAERLVEIQYELTDRLAFYLCGRKPDHKNGQHFVIPQMADSLDLSELAKAAKKKLQSLSNHLFEELAMDVYDEVDRRETDAVWLATQNHSTLVTETTVVPFLPVNPEYSSTRNQGRQKLARFNAHEFATLVIDILSDAKRRQQGNPLSGSKENVELILKSISNQHSSESQDNDQPDYDSVASDEDTDLETNAAKSTRQKSLDSDLSDGPVTAQEYMQVKNALVASEVKIQQLMKVNINLSDELRIMQKKLQTLQSENTNLRRQATTNIYQVQTGSEYTDPTNNSSLKRRPSARGSRPMSMYETGSGQKPYLPMGEVTYPEESITRLQPFPPHIGRSAFVTSSSSLPSFPSTLSWSRDESTRRASKLEKQSSVPESDYDNTTASLELEETGSGRKGRQRSVVWQGEGSIPEDTDTAPSSSLPSTEDVIRKTEQITKNIQELLRAAQENKHDSYIPCSERIHVAVTEMAALFPKKPKSELVRTSLRLLTSSAYRLQSECKKTLPVETCPTTDIQLVTQQVIQCAYDIAKAAKQLVTITTKENNN from the exons ATGTCGAAGCGCCTGAGGAGCAGCGAGGTGTGCGCGGACTGCAGCGCGCAGG ATCCTTGTTGGGCATCCATTAACAGGGGAATTCTGATTTGCGACGAGTGCTGTAGCGTTCACCGGAGTTTGGGGCGTCATATTTCTCAAGTGAGACATCTCAAGCACACACCATGGCCTCCAACACTGCTGCAG ATGGTTGAAACACTGTATAATAATGGTGCTAACTCCATATGGGAACATTCATTGCTGGACCCTGCTTCTGTTATGAGTGGAAGGCGCAAAGCTAACCCTCAGGATAAAGTGCA TCCCAATAAAGCTGAATTCATCAGAGCTAAATATCAGATGTTAGCATTTGTTCATCGCTTGCCGTGCCGTGAGGATGACAGTGTGACCGCCAAAGATCTCAGCAAG CAACTCCATTCCAGCGTGAGGACGGGGAACCTGGAGACCTGTTTGCGATTGCTCTCCTTAGGAGCCCAAGCCAACTTCTTTCATCCT GAGAAAGGAAACACCCCGCTCCATGTTGCTGCTAAGGCAGGACAGACATTACAAGCAGAGTTATTAGCAGTGTATGGCGCTGATCCTGGCACACAAGATTCCAACGGAAAAACCCCAGTTGACTATGCAAG ACAAGGTGGGCACCATGAACTGGCAGAGCGCCTGGTAGAAATTCAGTATGAGCTCACTGACAGGTTAGCTTTCTATCTCTGTGGCAGGAAACCAG ATCATAAAAATGGACAGCACTTTGTTATACCTCAGATGGCGGATAG TCTGGATTTATCAGAACTTGCAAAAGCAGCTAAGAAGAAGCTTCAGTCT CTAAGCAACCACTTATTTGAAGAACTGGCCATGGATGTGTATGATGAAGTTGACAGGAGGGAAACAGATGCAG TTTGGCTTGCTACTCAGAATCATAGTACTCTCGTGACAGAGACCACAGTTgtcccttttcttcctgtaaatcCTGAATATTCCTCAACCAGGAATCAG GGAAGACAGAAGCTGGCTCGGTTTAATGCTCATGAGTTTGCTACGTTAGTTATAGATATTTTAAGTGATGCCAAACGAAGACAACAGGGGAATCCTCTCTCTGGTTCAAAAG AAAATGTGGAACTGATACTTAAATCAATCAGCAATCAGCATAGCAGTGAAAGTCAGGATAACGACCAGCCTGATTATGACAGTGTTGCTTCAGATGAAGATACTGATTTGGAAACAAATGCAGCTAAATCAACTAGGCAGAAG AGCCTGGATTCAGACTTGTCAGATGGACCAGTGACGGCCCAAGAGTATATGCAAGTTAAAAATGCACTGGTGGCTTCTGAAGTAAAGATTCAGCAGCTAATGAAAGTGAACATCAACTTGAGTGATGAGCTGAGGATCATGCAGAAAAAG CTTCAAACGCTACAGAGTGAAAATACCAACCTCAGAAGACAGGCCACAACAAATATATATCAGGTCCAAACTGGTTCTGAATACACAGACCCTACCAACAATTCCTCCTTAAAGCGACGACCGTCTGCACGGGGTAGCAGGCCCATGTCCATGTATGAGACTGGATCAGGTCAGAAACCCTACCTCCCCATGGGAGAGGTCACATACCCAGAAGAAAGCATAACAAGACTGCAACCTTTTCCTCCACAC ATCGGGAGGAGCGCGTTTGTGACCTCCTCTTCATCTCTaccttccttcccctccacgCTTTCCTGGTCAAGGGATGAAAGCACACGAAGG GCCtcaaagctggaaaagcagagcagtgtgcCTGAGAGCGATTATGATAACACCACTGCCTCACTGGAGCTGGAGGAGACGGG GTCAggcaggaagggaaggcagaggagTGTTGTTTGGCAGGGAGAGGGGTCCATCCCTGAGGACACTGACACAGCCCCCAGCTCCAGTTTGCCCAGTACAGAAGATGTGATTCGGAAGACTGAGCAGATCACTAAGAATATTCAGGAACTGCTGCGTGCAGCACAGGAGAACAAGCATGACAG CTATATACCGTGCTCTGAGAGAATACACGTGGCAGTGACAGAGATGGCAGCCTTGTTCCCAAAA